The following proteins come from a genomic window of Maribacter sp. HTCC2170:
- a CDS encoding sulfatase, which produces MKNILLMLLLSSFIIACGDKTKKPNIIYVLADQWRAEALGSNGNPNVITPNLDKLASEGISFTNAISTSPVCTPYRSMMLTGRYPLKNGMFMNDVSLDPDSQSFGKLYKNEGYSTAYIGKWHVDGKGRSAFIPKERRQGFDYWKVLECSHSYNNSNYWGNDDELHSWEGYDAAAQTKDAIAFIEAQTENKSPFCLILSWGPPHAPYKTAPKEFQKLYENMDIQLRPNVPVELAENTKAMLKGYYAHCSALDSYIKQLQDAIKRNNLEDNTIFVFTSDHGDLINSHTERKKQRIYEESAKVPFIIKYPALLGKQGRKSDFLLNTLDILPTMLGMSSIKAPEGLDGEDISDVILGEKEDNRKAALVACIQPFGQWKRTLGGKEFRGVITKRYTYAKDLSGEWLFFDNVEDPYQLNNLVGNPSFKSVAENLEELLDKELDRLDDDFLPGASYLETWGHKVDSTGTVPYVN; this is translated from the coding sequence ATGAAAAATATTTTGCTTATGCTATTATTGTCATCATTCATTATTGCATGTGGTGATAAAACAAAAAAGCCCAATATCATATATGTTTTAGCCGATCAATGGCGGGCTGAAGCACTAGGTTCCAACGGGAATCCAAATGTTATAACACCCAATCTTGATAAATTGGCTTCAGAAGGAATTAGTTTTACCAACGCCATTTCAACGAGCCCTGTTTGTACTCCATACAGATCGATGATGTTAACGGGACGATATCCTTTGAAGAATGGCATGTTCATGAATGATGTTTCGCTTGACCCTGACTCTCAAAGTTTTGGCAAACTCTATAAAAATGAAGGATATAGTACTGCCTACATTGGGAAATGGCACGTTGATGGTAAGGGCCGTTCTGCATTTATTCCAAAAGAAAGGCGACAAGGCTTTGATTATTGGAAAGTATTGGAGTGTTCTCATAGTTATAATAATTCAAATTATTGGGGAAATGATGATGAATTGCATTCATGGGAGGGGTACGATGCGGCAGCTCAAACGAAAGATGCTATTGCCTTTATAGAAGCTCAGACAGAAAATAAAAGCCCATTTTGTTTGATACTCTCTTGGGGACCACCTCATGCCCCTTATAAGACTGCACCAAAAGAATTTCAGAAATTATACGAAAATATGGACATACAATTAAGACCAAATGTTCCAGTTGAATTAGCTGAAAATACAAAAGCCATGTTGAAAGGATATTATGCACATTGTTCTGCACTTGATAGTTACATCAAACAATTACAGGACGCCATAAAGAGAAATAATCTTGAAGACAATACCATTTTTGTTTTTACATCAGATCACGGAGATTTAATCAACAGTCATACGGAAAGAAAAAAACAAAGAATTTATGAAGAATCGGCTAAAGTACCATTTATTATAAAGTATCCCGCATTATTGGGTAAGCAGGGACGCAAAAGTGATTTCCTGCTAAACACGTTGGATATTTTACCTACAATGTTGGGAATGTCAAGTATAAAAGCCCCTGAGGGTTTGGATGGAGAAGATATATCAGATGTCATTCTTGGCGAAAAAGAGGATAATCGAAAAGCTGCTCTTGTTGCGTGTATTCAACCCTTTGGGCAATGGAAAAGAACTTTAGGAGGTAAAGAATTTAGAGGAGTGATAACAAAAAGATATACTTATGCTAAAGATTTGTCCGGAGAATGGTTGTTTTTTGATAATGTTGAAGATCCATATCAACTGAATAATCTTGTTGGAAATCCATCTTTTAAATCAGTTGCTGAAAATTTGGAAGAATTACTCGATAAGGAGCTCGATCGTTTGGACGATGATTTTTTACCAGGAGCTTCATATTTGGAAACATGGGGGCATAAAGTTGATTCAACCGGAACAGTACCTTATGTAAATTAA